The following are from one region of the Siniperca chuatsi isolate FFG_IHB_CAS linkage group LG21, ASM2008510v1, whole genome shotgun sequence genome:
- the aatka gene encoding serine/threonine-protein kinase LMTK1 isoform X3 translates to MLACLCCKKGDIGFKEFENTEGEEYQADLSALASPSSQNGPEVYVLPLTEVSLPVSKQPGRSIQLLKSSDLGRHSLLYLKEIGHGWFGKVLLGEVNAGLRTTQVVVKELKASASVQDQMQFLEEVQPYRTLQHPALLQCLAQCSEVTPYLLVMEFCPLGDLKSYLRSCRVADSETPDPLILQRMVCDIASGLLHLHKYNFIHSDLALRNCLLTSEISVKIGDYGLSHNRYKDDYYVTQDQIWVPLRWIAPELIDEVHGNLLVVDQTKSSNIWSLGVTVWELFELGNQPYRHYSDRQVLTYAVKEQQLKLPKPQLQFPLAERWYEVMQFCWLQPELRPSSEELHLLVTYLCAKGSSEAEEDFEQRWNTLRPNLLGSTSHTTTSTALILTPTSASADIPSADQTQAVELASSASSSFPLLEHFSDSFHSDTGDDLLTVTETSHGLNFEYKWEQARAEQPYCSSSTSGPLGQGNPHYQDIYYSSKGSTSGGCKTDSLTSSISPSYYEPEHPGVVPVLSAHSPSVSSEYYIRIEEPVECNINLDDSMVENSPGLEASSSRLSSESRTGSSMAQPSAYWSTADNTKSTAYDSDLSPTVQLTMEPLLRQASSTSPVKLGHSHNCFSSSQEDTVYCQQSSAYKTCRQSCLSEQDTSPESRSNLVHPVGRLENPRSLLQAVSSPSLGFCDPYLEASTGRSTVSESCHNMMGPLRKTLPIVNHISIDVGTDDGLLVGQRSGEDIEDDLFSEGEATNWTSNHSANNNSLSFDSRQTGSGHDSYLDVQYTVHSNTTELWSLTKATTRTFHSSRSSGTLEAEGVDSSCNTASKPTELGLYIHLCHKEREEAATQVERNLTAENLRSIDSHTSSSINPRGTEGGKMDGKYEKQLLLNGERLYSEPKMIPEASYIKSPSSFKEPQTGQTGALSVKQRGNIWEGVSTGISVGLGEKRLNYPVTSESSRALDSGVRVRNSSISMAELGDYSEDDDDDITDITSGIFTDFNLDYAEVEEEELSPLKNPDGTPDSVDTLNLSSSMASTCDQAFSPDPFNTPVLPKSLDSGYDTENNESPEFLFKELGDPRGGERSPRLGGEPELVLQVGLGQGVCTSTSTSELQLKGLTDKNPYRDSAYFSDYDAENERSPRKEGSKLYAGTSNHDFSVEKWSSIRDDDAVKRQFNEERLTNLRHIKSCVLVNLSEDDPSSPHPLPTPGLSMLSPFPPQMGGCLTKESAPADDDLGLETEHSGEEPASELSSSIGSEPSSTVQEASGNNEEGNRRAEDCSPVQSLHSDATITDYRDEAKENENGDGSTEEEELPEFIHVKEETEDRREGVRINEEDFEDIDAEECDSQDSLCEESNGPADLSSSSSLLELCGESMRAPLEEAEDEDDSDDSESDEELRTYNIQDEDSEESEEDFTTVPVVVSDCSRARHLRSLLKMPTLLTQSFCDELERKKKAVSFFDDVTVFLFDQESPTGELADYTFSESSGQESSEEKTSDLQLQPDPELDTQSCETFCLSEETDGNNSEEGGGYEWEDDLSFEPRLSSPNIPEPQSSPTSTSNNPEPPKPVAVALNRFMVSRFSITHVSDPHMSSATGNSEDSPKD, encoded by the exons GAGTTTGAAAACACTGAGGGAGAGGAGTACCAGGCAGATCTCTCCGCCCTGGCCTCGCCTTCCTCCCAGAATGGCCCAGAGGTCTACGTCCTTCCCCTCACTGaggtctccctgcctgtctccaaACAGCCTGGCAGATCCA TCCAGCTGCTGAAATCATCAGACCTTGGCCGACATAGTCTACTCTATCTAAAGGAGATTGGACATGGCTGGTTTGGCAAG GTTCTGCTGGGCGAGGTCAATGCGGGCCTCCGCACCACCCAGGTGGTGGTAAAGGAGCTGAAGGCCAGTGCCAGTGTCCAGGATCAGATGCAGTTCCTGGAGGAGGTGCAGCCATACCG AACCCTTCAGCACCCTGCCCTCCTGCAGTGCCTGGCACAGTGCTCAGAGGTCACTCCTTATCTGCTGGTCATGGAGTTTTGCCCTCTG GGTGATCTGAAGAGCTACCTGCGCAGTTGTCGGGTGGCTGACTCCGAGACTCCTGACCCTTTGATACTCCAGCGAATGGTGTGTGACATTGCCTCAGGGCTTCTGCACCTCCACAAATACAACTTTATACacag TGACCTGGCCTTGCGAAACTGCCTGCTAACTTCAGAAATATCAGTTAAGATCGGAGACTATGGCCTTTCTCACAACCGATACAAG GATGACTATTATGTAACACAAGACCAGATTTGGGTGCCCCTGCGCTGGATTGCACCTGAGCTCATAGATGAGGTCCATGGAAACCTGCTTGTCGTTGACCAAACAAAATCCAGCAACATATG GTCATTGGGGGTGACTGTGTGGGAGCTGTTTGAGCTGGGAAACCAGCCGTACAGACACTACTCTGACAGACAGGTGCTGACATATGCTGTGAAGGAACAGCAGCTCAAACTACCCAAACCCCAGCTCCAATTCCCCCTGGCTGAGCGCTG GTATGAGGTGATGCAGTTCTGCTGGCTGCAGCCAGAGCTGAGACCCAGCAGTGAGGAACTACACCTTCTGGTCACATACTTGTGTGCCAAAGGCTCCAGTGAGGCTGAGGAAGACTTTGAACAACGTTGGAATACCTTGAGACCCAACCTGCTTGGTAGCACCTCCCACACAACTACGTCTACAGCCTTAATCCTGACTCCTACATCTGCCTCAGCTGACATCCCCAGTGCAGACCAAACTCAGGCAGTGGAGCTGGCCTCCTCTGCCTCGTCCTCCTTCCCCCTCCTGGAGCACTTCTCTGACAGCTTCCACTCTGACACAGGGGACGACCTTCTGACTGTCACAGAGACCAGCCATGGTCTCAACTTTGAGTACAAGTGGGAGCAGGCCCGAGCTGAGCAGCCCTACTGCTCCTCCTCCACAAGTGGGCCACTGGGCCAGGGGAACCCACATTACCAGGATATCTACTATTCAAGTAAAGGAAGCACCTCAGGGGGCTGTAAGACTGATAGCCTGACCTCAAGCATATCCCCATCCTACTATGAACCTGAACACCCGGGTGTGGTCCCAGTGTTGAGTGCCCACAGCCCCTCCGTAAGTAGCGAGTACTACATTCGCATTGAGGAACCAGTAGAGTGTAATATTAACCTGGATGACAGCATGGTGGAGAACAGCCCAGGACTGgaggccagcagcagcaggttgtcCTCTGAGAGTCGGACTGGTTCATCCATGGCACAGCCCAGTGCTTACTGGTCAACTGCTGACAACACCAAATCTACTGCCTATGACTCTGATTTAAGCCCCACTGTCCAACTAACCATGGAGCCACTGCTGAGGCAGGCATCCAGCACCAGCCCTGTAAAGTTAGGCCACTCCCACAACTGCTTCTCATCCAGTCAGGAAGACACAGTCTACTGTCAACAGTCATCAGCATACAAGACATGTCGCCaatcctgtctgtctgaacaggATACATCACCAGAGTCCAGATCAAACCTTGTCCATCCAGTGGGGCGTTTAGAAAACCCACGCAGTTTATTACAAGCAGTCAGCAGCCCCAGCTTAGGGTTCTGCGATCCCTACCTTGAAGCGAGCACGGGTCGTAGCACGGTTAGTGAAAGCTGCCATAATATGATGGGTCCCCTCAGAAAGACACTACCCATTGTTAACCACATTAGCATTGATGTAGGAACAGACGACGGCCTGCTGGTGGGCCAGCGGAGTGGTGAAGACATTGAGGATGACCTTTTCTCTGAAGGAGAGGCCACTAACTGGACCTCAAACCATTCAGCAAACAATAATAGCCTGAGCTttgacagcaggcagacaggcagtggGCATGACAGCTATCTGGACGTTCAATATACTGTTCACTCTAACACAACAGAATTATGGTCTTTGACCAAGGCCACCACCAGAACCTTCCACAGCTCCAGGTCTAGTGGCACCTTGGAGGCAGAAGGAGTAGACTCTAGTTGTAACACTGCTAGCAAGCCCACTGAATTAGGTTTATACATTCACTTATGtcacaaagaaagagaggaagctGCCACTCAAGTGGAAAGGAACTTAACTGCAGAAAATCTAAGAAGTATTGATTCTCATACCAGCTCAAGTATTAATCCCAGAGGTACAGAGGGTGGAAAAATGGACGGAAAATATGAAAAGCAACTGTTACTTAATGGAGAGAGACTGTACTCTGAGCCTAAGATGATACCTGAGGCAAGCTATATAAAGTCTCCATCATCTTTCAAAGAGCCTCAGACTGGTCAAACAGGAGCCTTGTCAGTCAAGCAGAGAGGTAACATCTGGGAAGGGGTTTCAACAGGAATCTCTGTTGGCCTGGGAGAAAAGAGGCTGAATTATCCAGTGACATCAGAAAGTAGCAGAGCATTGGACAGTGGAGTGAGAGTCAGAAATTCCAGCATTAGCATGGCTGAGCTTGGTGACTACagtgaggatgatgatgacgacatCACAGATATTACGTCAGGGATCTTTACTGACTTCAACCTGGACTATGCTGAGGTAGAGGAAGAAGAGCTGAGCCCACTGAAGAATCCAGATGGAACTCCTGACTCTGTGGACACCCTTAACCTGTCCTCATCAATGGCAAGCACCTGTGATCAGGCCTTCAGCCCTGATCCCTTCAATACCCCTGTCCTACCCAAATCCCTGGACAGTGGCTATGACACAGAGAACAATGAATCTCCAGAGTTCCTCTTCAAAGAGCTTGGAGATCCCCGGGGTGGTGAGAGGAGCCCGAGGCTTGGGGGAGAACCTGAACTAGTTCTGCAGGTGGGTTTGGGCCAAGGGGTCTGCACTTCCACAAGCACATCAGAGCTACAGTTAAAGGGCCTGACTGATAAGAACCCATACAGGGACTCAGCCTATTTCTCTGACTATGATGCTGAAAATGAGAGGAGCCCTCGAAAGGAAGGCAGCAAGTTATATGCAGGTACAAGTAACCATGACTTCTCTGTTGAGAAATGGAGCTCAATTAGAGATGATGATGCTGTCAAAAGGCAATTCAATGAGGAACGTTTAACTAATCTGAGACACATCAAAAGTTGTGTTTTGGTGAATCTCTCAGAGGATGACCCTAGTTCACCACATCCCCTTCCCACCCCTGGGTTGTCCATGCTGTCGCCGTTTCCTCCGCAGATGGGTGGCTGCTTGACCAAAGAGTCTGCCCCTGCAGATGATGATCTCGGTTTGGAGACAGAGCACTCAGGAGAGGAGCCTGCCTCAGAGCTCAGCTCCTCCATTGGGTCTGAACCTTCTTCCACTGTCCAAGAGGCCTCAGGAAACAATGAGGAGGGGAACAGAAGAGCAGAAGATTGTTCCCCTGTCCAGTCTTTGCACTCTGACGCCACCATAACTGACTACAGAGATGAGgccaaagaaaatgaaaatggtgaTGGatccacagaggaggaggagctgcccGAATTCATTCATGTCAAAGAAGAGACGGAGGACAGAAGGGAGGGTGTGAGAATAAATGAGGAAGATTTTGAGGACATAGATGCAGAGGAATGTGACTCACAGGATAGTTTATGTGAAGAATCCAACGGTCCTGCTGACCTGTCCTCTTCCTCGTCATTGTTGGAGCTGTGTGGAGAAAGCATGAGAGCTCCGCTGGAGGAGGCGGAGGATGAAGATGATTCAGATGACAGCGAGTCTGATGAAGAGTTGAGGACCTACAACATCCAAGATGAAGACAGTGAGGAGAGTGAGGAGGATTTCACCACAGTGCCAGTGGTGGTAAGCGACTGCAGCAGGGCCAGACACCTCCGCAGCCTCCTGAAGATGCCCACCCTGCTCACCCAGTCCTTCTGTGACGAAttggagaggaagaaaaaagctGTGTCCTTTTTTGATGATGTTACAGTGTTCCTTTTTGACCAG GAGAGCCCCACAGGGGAGCTGGCTGACTACACCTTCTCAGAGTCCAGTGGGCAGGAATCTTCAGAGGAAAAAACCTCCGACCTCCAGCTGCAACCTGACCCTGAACTTGATACTCAATCCTGTGAAACATTCTGTCTTTCTGAAGAAACAGATGGGAACAACTCAGAAGAGG GTGGGGGTTATGAATGGGAAGATGACCTCTCGTTTGAGCCCCGCCTGTCCTCACCTAACATCCCTGAGCCTCAGTCCTCACCCACATCCACCTCCAACAATCCTGAGCCTCCTAAACCTGTAGCTGTAGCACTCAACCGTTTTATGGTCTCTCGATTCTCTATCACACATGTCTCCGACCCCCACATGAGCTCAGCAACAG GGAACAGTGAAGATAGTCCAAAAGACTGA
- the aatka gene encoding serine/threonine-protein kinase LMTK1 isoform X1, whose translation MVFALHLIVMSSAFFNPSFAFSSHFDTDGAPLSELSWPSSLAVVAVSFSGLFTFVFLMLACLCCKKGDIGFKEFENTEGEEYQADLSALASPSSQNGPEVYVLPLTEVSLPVSKQPGRSIQLLKSSDLGRHSLLYLKEIGHGWFGKVLLGEVNAGLRTTQVVVKELKASASVQDQMQFLEEVQPYRTLQHPALLQCLAQCSEVTPYLLVMEFCPLGDLKSYLRSCRVADSETPDPLILQRMVCDIASGLLHLHKYNFIHSDLALRNCLLTSEISVKIGDYGLSHNRYKDDYYVTQDQIWVPLRWIAPELIDEVHGNLLVVDQTKSSNIWSLGVTVWELFELGNQPYRHYSDRQVLTYAVKEQQLKLPKPQLQFPLAERWYEVMQFCWLQPELRPSSEELHLLVTYLCAKGSSEAEEDFEQRWNTLRPNLLGSTSHTTTSTALILTPTSASADIPSADQTQAVELASSASSSFPLLEHFSDSFHSDTGDDLLTVTETSHGLNFEYKWEQARAEQPYCSSSTSGPLGQGNPHYQDIYYSSKGSTSGGCKTDSLTSSISPSYYEPEHPGVVPVLSAHSPSVSSEYYIRIEEPVECNINLDDSMVENSPGLEASSSRLSSESRTGSSMAQPSAYWSTADNTKSTAYDSDLSPTVQLTMEPLLRQASSTSPVKLGHSHNCFSSSQEDTVYCQQSSAYKTCRQSCLSEQDTSPESRSNLVHPVGRLENPRSLLQAVSSPSLGFCDPYLEASTGRSTVSESCHNMMGPLRKTLPIVNHISIDVGTDDGLLVGQRSGEDIEDDLFSEGEATNWTSNHSANNNSLSFDSRQTGSGHDSYLDVQYTVHSNTTELWSLTKATTRTFHSSRSSGTLEAEGVDSSCNTASKPTELGLYIHLCHKEREEAATQVERNLTAENLRSIDSHTSSSINPRGTEGGKMDGKYEKQLLLNGERLYSEPKMIPEASYIKSPSSFKEPQTGQTGALSVKQRGNIWEGVSTGISVGLGEKRLNYPVTSESSRALDSGVRVRNSSISMAELGDYSEDDDDDITDITSGIFTDFNLDYAEVEEEELSPLKNPDGTPDSVDTLNLSSSMASTCDQAFSPDPFNTPVLPKSLDSGYDTENNESPEFLFKELGDPRGGERSPRLGGEPELVLQVGLGQGVCTSTSTSELQLKGLTDKNPYRDSAYFSDYDAENERSPRKEGSKLYAGTSNHDFSVEKWSSIRDDDAVKRQFNEERLTNLRHIKSCVLVNLSEDDPSSPHPLPTPGLSMLSPFPPQMGGCLTKESAPADDDLGLETEHSGEEPASELSSSIGSEPSSTVQEASGNNEEGNRRAEDCSPVQSLHSDATITDYRDEAKENENGDGSTEEEELPEFIHVKEETEDRREGVRINEEDFEDIDAEECDSQDSLCEESNGPADLSSSSSLLELCGESMRAPLEEAEDEDDSDDSESDEELRTYNIQDEDSEESEEDFTTVPVVVSDCSRARHLRSLLKMPTLLTQSFCDELERKKKAVSFFDDVTVFLFDQESPTGELADYTFSESSGQESSEEKTSDLQLQPDPELDTQSCETFCLSEETDGNNSEEGGGYEWEDDLSFEPRLSSPNIPEPQSSPTSTSNNPEPPKPVAVALNRFMVSRFSITHVSDPHMSSATGNSEDSPKD comes from the exons GAGTTTGAAAACACTGAGGGAGAGGAGTACCAGGCAGATCTCTCCGCCCTGGCCTCGCCTTCCTCCCAGAATGGCCCAGAGGTCTACGTCCTTCCCCTCACTGaggtctccctgcctgtctccaaACAGCCTGGCAGATCCA TCCAGCTGCTGAAATCATCAGACCTTGGCCGACATAGTCTACTCTATCTAAAGGAGATTGGACATGGCTGGTTTGGCAAG GTTCTGCTGGGCGAGGTCAATGCGGGCCTCCGCACCACCCAGGTGGTGGTAAAGGAGCTGAAGGCCAGTGCCAGTGTCCAGGATCAGATGCAGTTCCTGGAGGAGGTGCAGCCATACCG AACCCTTCAGCACCCTGCCCTCCTGCAGTGCCTGGCACAGTGCTCAGAGGTCACTCCTTATCTGCTGGTCATGGAGTTTTGCCCTCTG GGTGATCTGAAGAGCTACCTGCGCAGTTGTCGGGTGGCTGACTCCGAGACTCCTGACCCTTTGATACTCCAGCGAATGGTGTGTGACATTGCCTCAGGGCTTCTGCACCTCCACAAATACAACTTTATACacag TGACCTGGCCTTGCGAAACTGCCTGCTAACTTCAGAAATATCAGTTAAGATCGGAGACTATGGCCTTTCTCACAACCGATACAAG GATGACTATTATGTAACACAAGACCAGATTTGGGTGCCCCTGCGCTGGATTGCACCTGAGCTCATAGATGAGGTCCATGGAAACCTGCTTGTCGTTGACCAAACAAAATCCAGCAACATATG GTCATTGGGGGTGACTGTGTGGGAGCTGTTTGAGCTGGGAAACCAGCCGTACAGACACTACTCTGACAGACAGGTGCTGACATATGCTGTGAAGGAACAGCAGCTCAAACTACCCAAACCCCAGCTCCAATTCCCCCTGGCTGAGCGCTG GTATGAGGTGATGCAGTTCTGCTGGCTGCAGCCAGAGCTGAGACCCAGCAGTGAGGAACTACACCTTCTGGTCACATACTTGTGTGCCAAAGGCTCCAGTGAGGCTGAGGAAGACTTTGAACAACGTTGGAATACCTTGAGACCCAACCTGCTTGGTAGCACCTCCCACACAACTACGTCTACAGCCTTAATCCTGACTCCTACATCTGCCTCAGCTGACATCCCCAGTGCAGACCAAACTCAGGCAGTGGAGCTGGCCTCCTCTGCCTCGTCCTCCTTCCCCCTCCTGGAGCACTTCTCTGACAGCTTCCACTCTGACACAGGGGACGACCTTCTGACTGTCACAGAGACCAGCCATGGTCTCAACTTTGAGTACAAGTGGGAGCAGGCCCGAGCTGAGCAGCCCTACTGCTCCTCCTCCACAAGTGGGCCACTGGGCCAGGGGAACCCACATTACCAGGATATCTACTATTCAAGTAAAGGAAGCACCTCAGGGGGCTGTAAGACTGATAGCCTGACCTCAAGCATATCCCCATCCTACTATGAACCTGAACACCCGGGTGTGGTCCCAGTGTTGAGTGCCCACAGCCCCTCCGTAAGTAGCGAGTACTACATTCGCATTGAGGAACCAGTAGAGTGTAATATTAACCTGGATGACAGCATGGTGGAGAACAGCCCAGGACTGgaggccagcagcagcaggttgtcCTCTGAGAGTCGGACTGGTTCATCCATGGCACAGCCCAGTGCTTACTGGTCAACTGCTGACAACACCAAATCTACTGCCTATGACTCTGATTTAAGCCCCACTGTCCAACTAACCATGGAGCCACTGCTGAGGCAGGCATCCAGCACCAGCCCTGTAAAGTTAGGCCACTCCCACAACTGCTTCTCATCCAGTCAGGAAGACACAGTCTACTGTCAACAGTCATCAGCATACAAGACATGTCGCCaatcctgtctgtctgaacaggATACATCACCAGAGTCCAGATCAAACCTTGTCCATCCAGTGGGGCGTTTAGAAAACCCACGCAGTTTATTACAAGCAGTCAGCAGCCCCAGCTTAGGGTTCTGCGATCCCTACCTTGAAGCGAGCACGGGTCGTAGCACGGTTAGTGAAAGCTGCCATAATATGATGGGTCCCCTCAGAAAGACACTACCCATTGTTAACCACATTAGCATTGATGTAGGAACAGACGACGGCCTGCTGGTGGGCCAGCGGAGTGGTGAAGACATTGAGGATGACCTTTTCTCTGAAGGAGAGGCCACTAACTGGACCTCAAACCATTCAGCAAACAATAATAGCCTGAGCTttgacagcaggcagacaggcagtggGCATGACAGCTATCTGGACGTTCAATATACTGTTCACTCTAACACAACAGAATTATGGTCTTTGACCAAGGCCACCACCAGAACCTTCCACAGCTCCAGGTCTAGTGGCACCTTGGAGGCAGAAGGAGTAGACTCTAGTTGTAACACTGCTAGCAAGCCCACTGAATTAGGTTTATACATTCACTTATGtcacaaagaaagagaggaagctGCCACTCAAGTGGAAAGGAACTTAACTGCAGAAAATCTAAGAAGTATTGATTCTCATACCAGCTCAAGTATTAATCCCAGAGGTACAGAGGGTGGAAAAATGGACGGAAAATATGAAAAGCAACTGTTACTTAATGGAGAGAGACTGTACTCTGAGCCTAAGATGATACCTGAGGCAAGCTATATAAAGTCTCCATCATCTTTCAAAGAGCCTCAGACTGGTCAAACAGGAGCCTTGTCAGTCAAGCAGAGAGGTAACATCTGGGAAGGGGTTTCAACAGGAATCTCTGTTGGCCTGGGAGAAAAGAGGCTGAATTATCCAGTGACATCAGAAAGTAGCAGAGCATTGGACAGTGGAGTGAGAGTCAGAAATTCCAGCATTAGCATGGCTGAGCTTGGTGACTACagtgaggatgatgatgacgacatCACAGATATTACGTCAGGGATCTTTACTGACTTCAACCTGGACTATGCTGAGGTAGAGGAAGAAGAGCTGAGCCCACTGAAGAATCCAGATGGAACTCCTGACTCTGTGGACACCCTTAACCTGTCCTCATCAATGGCAAGCACCTGTGATCAGGCCTTCAGCCCTGATCCCTTCAATACCCCTGTCCTACCCAAATCCCTGGACAGTGGCTATGACACAGAGAACAATGAATCTCCAGAGTTCCTCTTCAAAGAGCTTGGAGATCCCCGGGGTGGTGAGAGGAGCCCGAGGCTTGGGGGAGAACCTGAACTAGTTCTGCAGGTGGGTTTGGGCCAAGGGGTCTGCACTTCCACAAGCACATCAGAGCTACAGTTAAAGGGCCTGACTGATAAGAACCCATACAGGGACTCAGCCTATTTCTCTGACTATGATGCTGAAAATGAGAGGAGCCCTCGAAAGGAAGGCAGCAAGTTATATGCAGGTACAAGTAACCATGACTTCTCTGTTGAGAAATGGAGCTCAATTAGAGATGATGATGCTGTCAAAAGGCAATTCAATGAGGAACGTTTAACTAATCTGAGACACATCAAAAGTTGTGTTTTGGTGAATCTCTCAGAGGATGACCCTAGTTCACCACATCCCCTTCCCACCCCTGGGTTGTCCATGCTGTCGCCGTTTCCTCCGCAGATGGGTGGCTGCTTGACCAAAGAGTCTGCCCCTGCAGATGATGATCTCGGTTTGGAGACAGAGCACTCAGGAGAGGAGCCTGCCTCAGAGCTCAGCTCCTCCATTGGGTCTGAACCTTCTTCCACTGTCCAAGAGGCCTCAGGAAACAATGAGGAGGGGAACAGAAGAGCAGAAGATTGTTCCCCTGTCCAGTCTTTGCACTCTGACGCCACCATAACTGACTACAGAGATGAGgccaaagaaaatgaaaatggtgaTGGatccacagaggaggaggagctgcccGAATTCATTCATGTCAAAGAAGAGACGGAGGACAGAAGGGAGGGTGTGAGAATAAATGAGGAAGATTTTGAGGACATAGATGCAGAGGAATGTGACTCACAGGATAGTTTATGTGAAGAATCCAACGGTCCTGCTGACCTGTCCTCTTCCTCGTCATTGTTGGAGCTGTGTGGAGAAAGCATGAGAGCTCCGCTGGAGGAGGCGGAGGATGAAGATGATTCAGATGACAGCGAGTCTGATGAAGAGTTGAGGACCTACAACATCCAAGATGAAGACAGTGAGGAGAGTGAGGAGGATTTCACCACAGTGCCAGTGGTGGTAAGCGACTGCAGCAGGGCCAGACACCTCCGCAGCCTCCTGAAGATGCCCACCCTGCTCACCCAGTCCTTCTGTGACGAAttggagaggaagaaaaaagctGTGTCCTTTTTTGATGATGTTACAGTGTTCCTTTTTGACCAG GAGAGCCCCACAGGGGAGCTGGCTGACTACACCTTCTCAGAGTCCAGTGGGCAGGAATCTTCAGAGGAAAAAACCTCCGACCTCCAGCTGCAACCTGACCCTGAACTTGATACTCAATCCTGTGAAACATTCTGTCTTTCTGAAGAAACAGATGGGAACAACTCAGAAGAGG GTGGGGGTTATGAATGGGAAGATGACCTCTCGTTTGAGCCCCGCCTGTCCTCACCTAACATCCCTGAGCCTCAGTCCTCACCCACATCCACCTCCAACAATCCTGAGCCTCCTAAACCTGTAGCTGTAGCACTCAACCGTTTTATGGTCTCTCGATTCTCTATCACACATGTCTCCGACCCCCACATGAGCTCAGCAACAG GGAACAGTGAAGATAGTCCAAAAGACTGA